A window of Ipomoea triloba cultivar NCNSP0323 chromosome 2, ASM357664v1 contains these coding sequences:
- the LOC116011380 gene encoding uncharacterized protein LOC116011380, producing MATSIGALSRTLFLITLILAISLFLAPHGGHALKLPFRPTDILPLLPQQLSRPIINYLRHGRIAEDNLPVFVGAASASDTANIQWKAPCFDHNSAWLELHNKSGTPFGGGALHIKVSKAHTWYCDDTYLFATAYRVKWDYFFLSREHIIEFDQWISKAELEYVKTTGVSTFITDFDLLGALHMLREVFPLITSEGWSERSNINFLQKHMEASFMIRPKRRWISTNISTDDIHSGDLLAISRFRGRQGGIQTLEKWVTGSYAGHIAVCLKDEGGKLWVGESGRENDEGEAVIAILPWEEWWEFELKKDYSIPNIALLPLSPDIRAKFNESAAWEYAKSMDGLPYSYHNLIFSWIDTYKLNYPEPLDPHVMASAVAIWNQVQPANAANVWNEGFNKRLGTEGLGFAEILDELHRRGSCFAQILPIPEQDDWVYSDGKSTSCAAFVLGMYKEAGLFGPLANLIQVTEFTIKDAYSLRFFEEDKNRLPKWCNDPYKLLPFCQILGKYLMELPGYNSMEPYAHMNERCPSMPPKYHRPVGC from the exons ATGGCAACATCCATAGGAGCTCTCTCAAGAACCCTTTTCCTCATCACATTAATCCTCGCCATTTCCTTGTTCCTTGCACCGCACGGCGGCCATGCCTTGAAGCTCCCGTTTCGGCCCACTGATATTCTTCCATTGTTGCCACAGCAGCTCTCGCGCCCTATCATCAACTATCTGCGCCATGGGCGCATTGCAGAGGACAACTTGCCCGTCTTCGTGGGCGCCGCTTCGGCCTCCGACACCGCCAATATTCAGTGGAAGGCGCCCTGCTTTGACCACAACTCTGCTTGGTTGGAGCTCCACAACAAGAGCGGCACTCCATTTGGGGGCGGCGCTCTTCACATCAAG GTAAGCAAGGCACACACCTGGTACTGTGATGATACTTATCTGTTCGCCACTGCGTATCGTGTGAAATGGGATTACTTCTTCTTATCTCGTGAACATATCATTGAATTCGACCAATGGATTTCAAAAGCTGAGTTAGAATAC GTTAAAACCACTGGGGTTTCAACTTTTATCACGGATTTTGATCTGTTAGGAGCCCTTCATATGCTAAGGGAAGTGTTTCCTTTGATCACGAGCGAGGGATGGAGTGAGAGGTCGAATATCAATTTTCTCCAGAAACACATGGAGGCTTCATTCATGATACGTCCTAAGCGACGATGGATATCAACTAATATTTCTACTGACGATATACATTCTGGAGATTTACTAGCCATATCGAGATTTAGAGGCCGGCAGGGTGGTATCCAGACTTTGGAGAAGTGGGTAACAGGTTCTTATGCGGGTCATATCGCGGTTTGCCTGAAGGACGAGGGAGGAAAGCTATGGGTGGGAGAATCTGGGCGTGAGAATGATGAGGGAGAAGCTGTTATTGCCATCTTGCCTTGGGAGGAATGGTGggaatttgagttgaaaaaagaTTACTCAATTCCCAATATTGCATTGCTCCCTCTTAGCCCAGATATTCGGGCCAAGTTTAATGAGAGTGCCGCTTGGGAATATGCTAAAAGCATGGATGGATTGCCTTATAGTTATCACAACTTAATATTTAGCTGGATTGacacttataaactaaattacCCAGAACCCTTGGATCCTCATgtg ATGGCTTCTGCTGTGGCAATTTGGAATCAAGTACAGCCTGCAAATGCGGCTAACGTGTGGAATGAAGGCTTCAACAAGCGGCTTGGAACTGAGGGGCTTGGTTTCGCTGAAATTCTTGACGAACTTCACCGGCGTGGATCATGTTTTGCACAAATATTGCCTATTCCAGAGCAGGATGATTGGGTTTACTCTGATGGCAAGTCTACATCGTGTGCTGCTTTTGTTCTTGGAATGTACAAGGAAGCAGGGCTGTTTGGTCCACTTGCAAACCTCATTCAAGTTACAGAGTTCACT ATTAAAGATGCATACTCGTTGAGGTTTTTCGAGGAGGATAAAAATCGGTTACCAAAGTGGTGCAATGATCCGTACAAACTACTTCCCTTCTGTCAAATTCTGGGAAAGTATTTGATGGAATTGCCGGGTTACAATAGCATGGAACCCTACGCTCATATGAATGAAAGGTGCCCGTCTATGCCTCCAAAATATCACCGCCCAGTAGGTTGCTGA
- the LOC116010378 gene encoding CRS2-associated factor 2, mitochondrial, giving the protein MLKLLPWRRCSLVLRISAIPSPFLTSISRFLTHSQSVGEQEGYISDPPFSSTTTKTLKPLKTKKKEKSTKISPSNNSQNSPVSSDLPFDFRYSYSETNSAIEPIGFREPPKFSPFGPGRLDRKWTGTCAPAQSPPDLEKIAEERQAVLGEPLSEEEIAELVEKYRHNNCSRQINLGKGGVTHNMLEDIHNHWKRAEAVRIKCYGVPTLDMDNICFHLEDKSGGKIVYRHINVLLLFRGRNYDPKNRPTIPLMLWKPYAPIYPKLVKNVADGLTFEETKEMRTRGLNSLPLTKLTRNGVYINVVEKVRVAFQTAELVRLDCSHVGTSDCKKISVKLRDLVPCIPILVKDEQIILWRGKRDEDHNSGSSTELAK; this is encoded by the exons ATGTTGAAGCTACTTCCATGGCGTCGTTGCAGCCTAGTCTTGAGAATATCTGCTATACCTTCCCCGTTCCTCACCAGTATTTCCCGTTTCCTCACACACTCACAATCTGTAGGAGAACAAGAAGGATATATATCGGACCCGCCATTTTCTTCCACCACCACCAAAACCCTAAAGCCCCTCAAGACAAAAAAGAAGGAGAAGAGTACAAAAATCTCACCCAGCAATAATTCTCAAAACTCTCCGGTGAGCTCCGATCTGCCTTTTGATTTCCGGTATTCTTACTCCGAGACCAACTCCGCTATTGAGCCTATCGGGTTCCGTGAGCCGCCCAAATTCTCTCCGTTTGGGCCTGGACGCCTCGATAGGAAATGGACTGGGACTTGTGCCCCTGCACAAAGCCCTCCGGACTTGGAGAAGATTGCCGAGGAGCGGCAAGCAGTTCTCGGAGAACCGCTGTCGGAAGAGGAAATTGCAGAGCTTGTTGAGAAGTACCGTCACAATAACTGCTCTCGCCAAATCAATCTGG GGAAGGGTGGAGTTACACACAATATGCTGGAAGACATCCACAACCACTGGAAGAGAGCTGAAGCTGTTAGGATCAAGTGCTATGGAGTACCGACTCTCGACATGGATAACATTTGCTTCCATCTTGAG GACAAATCTGGTGGCAAAATTGTATATCGCCACATAAATGTCCTACTTCTTTTTCGTGGTCGAAACTATGATCCCAAAAATAGGCCAACCATTCCCTTGATGCTGTGGAAGCCATATGCACCTATTTACCCAAAGCTAGTGAAGAATGTTGCTGATGGCCTGACATTTGAAGAAACTAAGGAAATGAGAACCAGAGGGCTCAACTCTCTTCCTCTAACAAAACTCA CTAGGAATGGTGTCTATATAAATGTCGTTGAAAAAGTTAGGGTGGCATTTCAAACAGCAGAACTAGTAAGATTAGACTGCTCCCATGTTGGAACAAGTGACTGCAAGAAGATCAGTGTTAAATTACGG GATTTGGTACCTTGTATTCCAATCTTGGTTAAGGATGAACAAATTATACTTTGGAGGGGAAAGAGGGATGAAGATCACAACTCTGGTTCATCAACAGAACTTGCAAAGTGA